A window of the Labeo rohita strain BAU-BD-2019 chromosome 1, IGBB_LRoh.1.0, whole genome shotgun sequence genome harbors these coding sequences:
- the LOC127170771 gene encoding uncharacterized protein LOC127170771 isoform X1 — MREQYQSAPSLPDAITRHSPSLVLTDDTPPPAAPRDTCVTSDPGSPSAGTGSDQPSVLRVCSISAARAFKRNQSVCQKQERDGAQNNRRQKKRAEHKYAEEIREKRNRRESRPGKSVARRARVTCSEFRQQESESRAQSVAVSLARARGVAVGGMEASERR, encoded by the exons ATGAGAGAGCAATATCAAAGCGCTCCCTCGCTCCCTGACGCAATTACCCGCCATTCTCCTTCATTAGTGTTAACTGATGACACTCCTCCGCCAGCGGCGCCGCGCGACACGTGCGTGACCTCCGACCCCGGATCACCGTCCGCCGGCACCGGCTCCGACCAACCGAGCGTGTTGCGGGTTTGCAGCATTTCTGCAGCTCGTGCTTTCAAACGGAATCAGAGCGTCTGTCAGAAGCAGGAACGTGACG GGGCACAAAACAATAGGAGACAAAAGAAGCGAGCAGAACACAAATATGCGGAAGAAATCAGGGAGAAACGGAACAG ACGCGAGTCACGCCCGGGAAAGTCAGTCGCGCGACGCGCGCGCGTCACGTGCTCCGAGTTCAGGCAGCAGGAATCAGAATCGCGCGCTCAGTCTGTAGCGGTCAGTCTGGCGCGCGCGCGCGGTGTGGCCGTCGGTGGGATGGAAGCGTCGGAGCGGCGGTGA
- the LOC127170733 gene encoding acyl-CoA dehydrogenase family member 11, whose translation MAVRVCCRGNRLALHLLSRSVSHSSVSMESVDELDSHTRALFSRSAIGTFFQERPLLTNPFTQDALLRAYLRRHLPEQEVERDLLRFGERLVAEIDALGRQCELKPPVLQHYDAWGRRVDRILTCDAWTRLKRISAQEGLVAAGYERTYGDWSRVYQMSKMYLFAPSAGLYTCPLAMTDGAAKVIESLGVPVREAFERLTTRDEKRFWTSGQWMTERRGGSDVSSGTETVARRQQDGWFKLYGFKWFTSATDADMTLTLARITDQHGRSTAGSSGLSLFLAEVWDADGSSNGVEVQRLKDKLGTRQVPTAELLLDGTNAQLLSEEGRGVASIANMLTITRIYNAVCAVGAMRRISHLCREYACKRSAFGKLLKDHALHVQTLSRLEVETRAAFLLTMEVCRLLGREENRSASDRDTLLLRLLTPVAKLYTAKQAVCVVSEGLESFGGQGYIEDTGLPSMLRDAQVLSIWEGTTNVLSLDVLRSIAKSSGSVLRAFFTDVNERLLAADASAALRPAVASLCASLSGLERFTRAAASRPAGTLELSARDLSYSLARIYMGALLVDHAAWEKATHTDVYAALRWCEQDLCPVVSGDSVGCYDPQTAAMDTALVYDGLKP comes from the exons ATGGCAGTTCGGGTGTGTTGCCGTGGTAACCGTTTGGCCCTGCACCTGCTCAGTAGGAGTGTGTCTCACAGCAGCGTGTCCATGGAGTCCGTCGACGAGCTGGACTCACACACGCGCGCGCTGTTTTCCCGCTCCGCCATAGGAACGTTCTTCCAGGAGCGACCGCTGCTCACAAACCCGTTTACCCAGGATGCACTTCTCCGAGCCTACCTGCGGCGCCACCTACCTGAGCAG GAGGTGGAGCGGGATCTCCTGCGCTTCGGCGAACGTCTGGTCGCCGAGATCGACGCGCTGGGCCGGCAGTGTGAGCTGAAGCCGCCCGTCCTGCAGCACTACGACGCCTGGGGGAGACGCGTGGACCGCATCCTCACCTGCGACGCCTGGACGCGCCTTAAACGCATCTCTGCGCAGGAAGGCCTGGTGGCGGCGGGATACGAGAGGACGTACGGGGACTGGAG tcgTGTGTATCAGATGAGCAAGATGTACCTGTTCGCGCCGTCTGCCGGACTCTACACCTGCCCACTGGCCATGACGGACGGAGCTGCTAAAGTCATCGAG tctTTAGGAGTGCCGGTCAGAGAAGCGTTTGAGCGTCTGACCACACGCGACGAGAAGAGGTTCTGGACGTCAGGACAGTGGATGACCGAGCGCAGGGGAGGATCTGACGTCT CCAGTGGTACGGAGACGGTTGCCAGGCGACAGCAGGACGGATGGTTCAAGCTTTATGGCTTTAAGTGGTTCACGTCGGCCACAGACGCTGATATGACGCTCACGCTGGCCCGCATCACAGACCAGCACGGACGCAGCACAGCG GGCAGCAGCGGTCTGTCTCTGTTCCTGGCTGAGGTGTGGGACGCCGACGGCTCGTCTAACGGGGTCGAGGTTCAGCGGCTGAAGGATAAACTGGGCACGCGGCAGGTGCCGACAGCCGAGCTGCTGCTGGACGGCACGAACGCTCAGCTG cTGTCAGAGGAAGGTCGCGGCGTCGCCTCCATCGCTAACATGTTGACTATAACGCGCATCTACAACGCGGTGTGCGCGGTGGGCGCCATGAGGAG gatCAGTCATCTGTGCAGGGAATACGCATGCAAGCGCTCTGCATTTGGGAAGctgctgaaggatcatgcgcTGCATGTGCAAACACTCAGCAGACTGgag GTGGAGACTCGCGCCGCATTTCTGCTCACGATGGAAGTGTGTCGTCTGCTGGGCCGCGAGGAGAACAGAAGCGCTAGCGACAGAGACACGCTCCTGCTGCGGCTGCTGACGCCCGTCGCAAAACTCTACACCGCTAAACAG GCGGTGTGTGTCGTGTCTGAGGGGTTGGAGTCGTTCGGCGGTCAGGGCTACATCGAGGACACGGGCCTTCCCTCCATGCTGCGCGACGCTCag GTGTTGAGTATATGGGAGGGAACCACTAATGTTTTGTCTCTGGATGTTCTCCGCTCCATCGCTAAGTCGTCTGGGTCGGTTCTGCGGGCCTTCTTCACCGACGTCAAT GAGCGTTTGCTGGCGGCCGACGCGTCTGCCGCTCTGCGTCCGGCCGTCGCGTCTCTCTGCGCGTCGCTCTCCGGTTTAGAGCGTTTCACTCGGGCGGCGGCGTCTCGACCCGCGGGAACTCTGGAGCTGTCAGCTCGAGACCTGTCCTACAGCCTCGCACGCATTTACATGG GAGCGCTGCTGGTGGATCACGCCGCGTGGGAGAAAGCAACGCACACCGACGTCTACGCCGctctcag GTGGTGTGAACAGGATTTGTGTCCAGTGGTCAGTGGAGACTCCGTCGGTTGTTATGATCCGCAGACAGCGGCGATGGACACGGCTCTGGTGTACGACGGCCTGAAGCcctga
- the LOC127170771 gene encoding ly6/PLAUR domain-containing protein 1-like isoform X2, translated as MRRCVTLLLIVLTAGVSAALQIQCYQCEDVRQDDCSSPEFVVNCTVNVQDMCQKEVLVMEDGVHYRKSCASSGACLIASSGYQQFCTGKLNSVCITCCNTPLCNGPRHKRRAASRARAAPSVSLYAAPLLGLVQLYLCSR; from the exons ATGCGGCGGTGTGTGACTTTACTGCTGATCGTACTGACGGCGG gCGTGAGCGCGGCACTGCAGATCCAGTGCTATCAGTGTGAAGACGTTCGGCAGGACGACTGCTCCTCACCAGAGTTCGTCGTCAACTGCACCGTCAACGTGCAAGACATGTGTCAGAAGGAAGTGCTAGTCATGGAGGACG GAGTTCACTACAGGAAGTCGTGTGCGTCGTCAGGGGCGTGTCTGATCGCGTCGTCGGGCTATCAGCAGTTCTGCACGGGAAAGCTGAACTCCGTCTGCATCACCTGCTGCAACACGCCGCTCTGCAACGGCCCGAGGCACAAGCGGAGAGCGGCGTCCCGCGCCCGCGCCGCGCCCTCCGTCAGCCTCTACGCCGCCCCGCTGCTCGGCCTCGTCCAGCTCTACCTCTGCTCGCGCTGA